In Pseudohongiella acticola, the sequence ATTGCCGAACGCTACAAGACGCCTTTCCAGGCCGTAAAATACATTGCCTTGGCAGGTGCCGTATTAGGCACTGTAATCTGGGGTTATGGAGATATTCTCCGGAACTTCACTACATAACAAATAATTCCAGTACATTACGGGCCTGAAGGCCCTCCATCGGACGCCCTTTTCTCCGCTTCGCTGCAAAAAGGTCGCCGCTGAACAATGGCGTTATGCGGTAAAGTAACGCTCTGCCAGCGGCATTCACGTATTCATTTGGAGCAAAGGAAGATTATGAAAAAAACATGGTTCATCACCGGAGCATCCAGCGGGTTTGGTTTGTCAATTCTTAAATTACTTCTGTCTCGAGGCCACAAGGTTGCGGCTACTGCTCGAAACCTGGAGCCGTTAGGGCGTATTAAAGAACAATATCCAGATAATCTTTGGATCATGGAGCTTGATATAAAGGATTCCAATCTAGTTCACAACGTTGTAAATGATGCTTTTAATCATTTTAAGACTATAGACGTTGTTGTGAATAACGCTGGGTATGGGCTGTTTGGTGCTGCTGAAGAGATCACTAATGATCAAATTGAACGAATAATAGATACGAATTTGATGGGTTCTATTCGAGTCATTCGAGCCTTCTTGACTCATTTCAGGAAACAGAACGGCGGAAGGATTTTGCAAGTATCCTCTGAAGGTGGCCAAGTAGCTTACCCAAACTTTAGCGCTTACCATGCGAGCAAATGGGGTATCGAAGGTTTTGTAGAATCGACGGCGCAAGAAGTCAGCTCATTTAACATAGAATTTACAATTGTTGAACCAGGTCCGACACGTACCAGTTTCGGCAAGAGCCTCGATACAGCAGAGCCTATTGAAGCATATAGAAATACGGTTTCTGGCAAAATGCGAGAGTCTTTTAGTAATGGCATTTTTACTCCTAAAGGAGATTTAGAAAAAATGGCAAATGCCATTGTAAATTCCGTGGACGTCACGCCAGCTCCTTTTCGGTTAGCTTTGGGGGCAACTGCATTTGAGAATATCAATAACGCACTGAACGAAAGATTAGCTGTGCTCCATGCAATGAAATCCGTTACTTTGAATGTCGATGTAGACGCATAACAATCAGTTCTATAAAGGACAAACTGCTACGCAGTTTGCCTATAAACAAGGGCGTTATGTGTATACCAGATAGCTAAGCCAGTAAATTTAGTGGAGACCTAGATCGAAAATGCCTTTGCCGCAGGAATACCAGAGAGCTTCTGACCAGTTTTATAGTTTCCTAACAGAGCTTCGTGATTTATCCAATTTCGGAAGCTCCCATCAGACCTACACAATGGTTCAGGGAGTGTTTCAAGTTTTCCGAAAAAGACTACAGGTCAGAGATGCCATCAAGTTTGCAGATGCTTTACCAGCCATATTACGCGCGATTTTTGTATCAGATTGGGACACAGAACAACCCATAGAACCATTCTGCGATCTCTTTGAGATGAATGCAGAGGTAAAACAACTGCGGGCAGAGCACAATTTCTCCACCGATACCGCAATTCAAGACGTTGGGAATGTTCTAAAAAAATACGTCGATGAGGAAAAATTCACTTCTGTAGTACGTGATCTGCCAATAGAGGCGCAGCAATTCTGGCAATGGGATAAGTAGGTATCAAACACATAACAATCAGTTCAATCGCCTCTGCGAGGCTATAGGACAAGTGGCGCTGCCACTTGCCTATTAACATGGGCGTTAGCAAGCAGGTCGCACCACTAAAGTAATAACACCTAGTTTTAAGGGCGAAATCGTTAAGGAGCCCGATGTGTTGGCAAGAGTTGCATTAGTAATTCAACTGTTATTTCAAGTATCTTGTGTTGGATCTTCAAGAGGTCAGGATACACCCGAGTATTGGGCTGAAATTTTTAGACAATACCCGTCTGGAGAAGTACACCAGAAGCTAAATAATTTTCTTGGCGAAAAACCAATAGCTGAGCAGATGGAGTTCCGCGACAGAGTTACTGAGGCACGCTTGAGTACCATTAGAGCTTCATCGCTTGAGGAAGCTGGCTATCAGAGCTACGAAACGGCGTATTTAGATCTTATAGATGTCATAAATAGAGCGGAGGACGCAGGTGATCCAATTCATGGGTTGGAAAATTACTGGCGAGAGATGAAATTGATGCTTGATAGCCCGTTCCGATTTTATGGCGGCGAGGTTGTAAGCCTTATCCCCGTTAGCAGAATGACTGCGGAGCAGCAGAGACAGTTGGCATTGGTGACAGCTGCCATGAATTTTTCTTACGCGAAGAATCTAGCGGTTGAAGGCGTGCCTCTCAGACTAACTGAATCAACCGAAGAAATGGCTGTCTGGATAGGTGGGTTACCTATAATTGGGTACGGGAGCGTTCTATATAGCGCAAAGATTGAATTGGCCCTCCAGTCAGGGGAACCGATTCAGATAGTTCACCGATAGCATTCGGGCGAAGATGAACATTTTAGATACCTGAATATGCTCGGGAAGTAGTACTTGTTGAAGGACCAGACCAAATTCCGTTCATAGAGATGCT encodes:
- a CDS encoding SDR family oxidoreductase gives rise to the protein MKKTWFITGASSGFGLSILKLLLSRGHKVAATARNLEPLGRIKEQYPDNLWIMELDIKDSNLVHNVVNDAFNHFKTIDVVVNNAGYGLFGAAEEITNDQIERIIDTNLMGSIRVIRAFLTHFRKQNGGRILQVSSEGGQVAYPNFSAYHASKWGIEGFVESTAQEVSSFNIEFTIVEPGPTRTSFGKSLDTAEPIEAYRNTVSGKMRESFSNGIFTPKGDLEKMANAIVNSVDVTPAPFRLALGATAFENINNALNERLAVLHAMKSVTLNVDVDA
- a CDS encoding DUF2267 domain-containing protein — encoded protein: MPLPQEYQRASDQFYSFLTELRDLSNFGSSHQTYTMVQGVFQVFRKRLQVRDAIKFADALPAILRAIFVSDWDTEQPIEPFCDLFEMNAEVKQLRAEHNFSTDTAIQDVGNVLKKYVDEEKFTSVVRDLPIEAQQFWQWDK